From one Gossypium hirsutum isolate 1008001.06 chromosome D08, Gossypium_hirsutum_v2.1, whole genome shotgun sequence genomic stretch:
- the LOC107928260 gene encoding uncharacterized protein isoform X1 translates to MDASSAAPLPTQETDVTVLKDTLRSQQQLLQKLYSELDVERESSATATNEALSMILRLQGEKAAMKMEASQYKRLAEEKIGHAEESLAILEELVYQKEMEISSLEFQIQSYRYKLLSLGYDDLNDLESQFTMIQSTEKTDGFIGEKGIKSTVKRLSSLPASLPIGFGAKKNSNDGENNLGPVQDLCSSADTGSSDMVVCGLGSESRRSSVNSTTGDFKSYLEQIRLLDEKVKEISDCELKKNSDVSKSHEDSLERSISSTACCTSIVHDIFEVTETRAKKEKCIGKSVLGSDDRLTKPDLIMEDTLGLPVKDEIDCIKMNNFLSAKPEKVSCKLRDEYGTECVKVNKVLSVNHDKSLYNKLIDHTDADCKSGLICRATTDVTDYQSKLKQLSQRVEQLESGRNNARHDEIVEAREEELNLLKDVREQLNLIQSEMQNWRPKKLELASRSAEVDLVPLTEAMLYFWL, encoded by the exons ATGGATGCAAGCTCTGCTGCACCATTGCCAACACAAGAAACTGATGTCACAGTTCTAAAAGACACCCTTCGTTCACAGCAACAGCTTCTTCAAAAGCTATATTCCGAGCTCGATGTCGAACGAGAATCCTCGGCGACTGCCACGAATGAAGCCTTGTCGATGATACTTCGCCTACAAGGTGAAAAGGCAGCAATGAAAATGGAAGCAAGTCAATACAAGAGGTTAGCTGAAGAGAAGATTGGTCACGCTGAAGAATCACTAGCAATACTTGAAGAACTTGTGTATCAAAAAGAAATGGAGATATCTTCACTTGAGTTCCAAATCCAATCTTATAGGTATAAACTTTTAAGCTTAGGGTATGATGATTTGAATGATCTCGAATCACAGTTTACAATGATTCAATCGACCGAGAAAACCGATGGATTCATTGGTGAAAAGGGTATTAAATCTACTGTTAAGAGACTTAGTTCTTTGCCTGCTAGTTTACCAATAGGTTTTGGTGCTAAAAAGAATAGTAATGACGGTGAAAACAATCTGGGACCGGTACAAGATTTGTGTTCGAGCGCGGATACAGGGAGTTCCGATATGGTAGTTTGTGGTTTAGGGTCAGAATCGAGGAGGAGTTCAGTGAATTCAACGACCGGGGACTTTAAATCTTATTTGGAACAAATCAGACTATTGGACGAAAAGGTGAAAGAGATTTCAGATTGTGAGCTAAAGAAAAATTCAGATGTCTCAAAATCTCATGAAGATTCATTAGAAAGGTCCATTTCGAGTACTGCTTGTTGCACTAGTATTGTTCATGATATCTTTGAAGTTACTGAAACCAGAgcgaaaaaggaaaaatgtatcgGTAAGTCGGTTTTGGGAAGCGATGATCGGCTAACAAAACCGGATTTGATCATGGAAGATACTTTGGGATTGCCTGTGAAAGACGAGATTGATTGCATAAAGATGAATAACTTTTTAAGTGCAAAGCCTGAGAAAGTATCATGTAAACTAAGAGATGAATATGGAACTGAATGTGTAAAGGTTAATAAGGTCCTAAGTGTAAACCATGACAAAAGTTTATATAATAAACTGATAGATCATACAGATGCTGATTGCAAATCGGGTCTTATTTGCCGAGCTACTACCGATGTTACCGACTATCAGTCCAAGTTGAAACAACTTAGCCAGAGAGTTGAACAGCTTGAGAGTGGGAGAAACAATGCAAGGCATGATGAAATTGTAGAAGCAAGGGAAGAGGAATTGAATTTGTTGAAGGATGTAAGAGAACAGTTGAATTTAATACAATCCGAGATGCAAAATTGGAGACCAAAGAAACTGGAACTGGCCTCTCGTTCGGCCGAGGTGGATTTAGTTCCTCTTACAGAG GCAATGCTGTACTTTTGGCTGTAA
- the LOC107928260 gene encoding uncharacterized protein isoform X2, whose protein sequence is MILRLQGEKAAMKMEASQYKRLAEEKIGHAEESLAILEELVYQKEMEISSLEFQIQSYRYKLLSLGYDDLNDLESQFTMIQSTEKTDGFIGEKGIKSTVKRLSSLPASLPIGFGAKKNSNDGENNLGPVQDLCSSADTGSSDMVVCGLGSESRRSSVNSTTGDFKSYLEQIRLLDEKVKEISDCELKKNSDVSKSHEDSLERSISSTACCTSIVHDIFEVTETRAKKEKCIGKSVLGSDDRLTKPDLIMEDTLGLPVKDEIDCIKMNNFLSAKPEKVSCKLRDEYGTECVKVNKVLSVNHDKSLYNKLIDHTDADCKSGLICRATTDVTDYQSKLKQLSQRVEQLESGRNNARHDEIVEAREEELNLLKDVREQLNLIQSEMQNWRPKKLELASRSAEVDLVPLTEAMLYFWL, encoded by the exons ATGATACTTCGCCTACAAGGTGAAAAGGCAGCAATGAAAATGGAAGCAAGTCAATACAAGAGGTTAGCTGAAGAGAAGATTGGTCACGCTGAAGAATCACTAGCAATACTTGAAGAACTTGTGTATCAAAAAGAAATGGAGATATCTTCACTTGAGTTCCAAATCCAATCTTATAGGTATAAACTTTTAAGCTTAGGGTATGATGATTTGAATGATCTCGAATCACAGTTTACAATGATTCAATCGACCGAGAAAACCGATGGATTCATTGGTGAAAAGGGTATTAAATCTACTGTTAAGAGACTTAGTTCTTTGCCTGCTAGTTTACCAATAGGTTTTGGTGCTAAAAAGAATAGTAATGACGGTGAAAACAATCTGGGACCGGTACAAGATTTGTGTTCGAGCGCGGATACAGGGAGTTCCGATATGGTAGTTTGTGGTTTAGGGTCAGAATCGAGGAGGAGTTCAGTGAATTCAACGACCGGGGACTTTAAATCTTATTTGGAACAAATCAGACTATTGGACGAAAAGGTGAAAGAGATTTCAGATTGTGAGCTAAAGAAAAATTCAGATGTCTCAAAATCTCATGAAGATTCATTAGAAAGGTCCATTTCGAGTACTGCTTGTTGCACTAGTATTGTTCATGATATCTTTGAAGTTACTGAAACCAGAgcgaaaaaggaaaaatgtatcgGTAAGTCGGTTTTGGGAAGCGATGATCGGCTAACAAAACCGGATTTGATCATGGAAGATACTTTGGGATTGCCTGTGAAAGACGAGATTGATTGCATAAAGATGAATAACTTTTTAAGTGCAAAGCCTGAGAAAGTATCATGTAAACTAAGAGATGAATATGGAACTGAATGTGTAAAGGTTAATAAGGTCCTAAGTGTAAACCATGACAAAAGTTTATATAATAAACTGATAGATCATACAGATGCTGATTGCAAATCGGGTCTTATTTGCCGAGCTACTACCGATGTTACCGACTATCAGTCCAAGTTGAAACAACTTAGCCAGAGAGTTGAACAGCTTGAGAGTGGGAGAAACAATGCAAGGCATGATGAAATTGTAGAAGCAAGGGAAGAGGAATTGAATTTGTTGAAGGATGTAAGAGAACAGTTGAATTTAATACAATCCGAGATGCAAAATTGGAGACCAAAGAAACTGGAACTGGCCTCTCGTTCGGCCGAGGTGGATTTAGTTCCTCTTACAGAG GCAATGCTGTACTTTTGGCTGTAA
- the LOC107928293 gene encoding 40S ribosomal protein S5, with translation MMHGRYNGKKLMAVRIVKHAMEIIYLLTDQNPIQVIVDAIINSGPREDATRIGSAGVVRRQAVDISPLRRVNQAIYLLTTGNRESAFRNIKTIAECLADELINAAKGSSNSYAIKKKDEIERVAKANR, from the exons ATGATGCATGGCCGATACAATGGAAAGAAACTTATGGCAGTCAGGATTGTGAAGCATGCTATGGAAATTATTTATCTCCTGACTGATCAGAACCCAATTCAAGTCATTGTTGATGCCATTATCAACAG TGGACCTCGTGAAGATGCTACTCGTATTGGTTCTGCTGGTGTTGTGAGGCGTCAGGCTGTTGATATTTCTCCTCTTCGTCGAGTGAATCAAGCCATCTATCTCCTCACCACTGGTAATCGTGAGTCTGCATTCAGAAACATTAAAACTATCGCTGAATGTTTAGCTGATGAGCTTATTAACGCAGCAAAGGGATCATCTAACAG CTATGCCATCAAGAAGAAGGACGAAATCGAGAGAGTTGCCAAGGCCAATCGTTGA
- the LOC107928403 gene encoding uncharacterized protein, with amino-acid sequence MAMYIRVKRSKTTYFIQCDPTETTLDIKQKLHTLIDQPVNDQRLILMSNGDILEDSKTLADQKVENDAVVALTLRKDDNEFEDVNIVKPNDFYQSRDTDSGNW; translated from the exons ATG GCTATGTACATCCGTGTGAAGCGTAGCAAGACAACATACTTTATCCAGTGTGATCCAACTGAAACTACCCTAGACATTAAGCAAAAGTTGCATACCCTCATTGATCAACCTGTTAATGATCAGCGTTTGATCCTTATGAGTAATGGGGATATATTAGAGGATTCAAAAACTTTGGCAGACCAGAAG GTTGAAAATGATGCTGTTGTGGCACTGACCTTGAGAAAAG ATGACAACGAGTTCGAGGATGTCAACATAGTAAAACCAAACGATTTCTACCAATCTCGTGACACAGATAGTGGAAATTGGTAA